The Cucumis melo cultivar AY chromosome 6, USDA_Cmelo_AY_1.0, whole genome shotgun sequence genome includes a region encoding these proteins:
- the LOC127150055 gene encoding metallothionein-like protein type 3 has protein sequence MAEILQYKYTTKLQDLEIISRKKKRPLTSYLFSLLLQLFSFFTMSSCGNCDCSDKTQCVKKGNSYGAVIMENENSSFDAIVMNFPAAEHNDKCSCNPCSCPNCGCNN, from the exons ATGGCAGAGATCCTGCAGTATAAATACACAACCAAACTTCAAGACTTGGAGATCAtaagcagaaaaaaaaagagaccaTTAACAAGCTATTTGTTTTCCCTTCTCTTGCAACTTTTTAGCTTCTTCACCATGTCGTCATGTGGCAACTGCGACTGTTCCGACAAGACCCAATGCGT GAAAAAAGGGAACAGCTATGGCGCTGTCATCATGGAGAATGAGAACAG CTCATTTGATGCCATAGTTATGAACTTCCCAGCGGCCGAGCACAACGACAAGTGCAGCTGCAACCCCTGCAGCTGTCCAAACTGTGGCTGCAACAATTGA
- the LOC103493331 gene encoding cytochrome c oxidase copper chaperone 2 encodes MGGLPVVNSSSAIALPESKLDQASTVVKSTPDGKPKKKICCACPDTKKLRDECIVEHGEEACGKWIEAHRKCLRAEGFNV; translated from the coding sequence ATGGGTGGTTTACCTGTTGTAAATTCTTCATCAGCCATAGCATTGCCGGAATCGAAACTTGACCAAGCGTCAACAGTGGTCAAGTCGACCCCAGATGGAAAACCAAAAAAGAAGATATGTTGTGCCTGTCCCGATACTAAGAAGCTTAGAGATGAGTGCATAGTGGAGCATGGTGAAGAAGCATGTGGAAAATGGATCGAGGCTCATCGTAAGTGTCTTCGCGCGGAGGGATTCAACGTCTGA